In a single window of the Diabrotica undecimpunctata isolate CICGRU chromosome 11, icDiaUnde3, whole genome shotgun sequence genome:
- the LOC140452863 gene encoding uncharacterized protein, translating to MGDYEKEQSRLQAIWDKIMSDEDNESEFADVYLSEEYEPESSNEYSSDGYEEPVPKKRVKRNDEKSGEGTSNVVSATIDLESGSHKTISIQGTRTVEQQTNIIDVTIQEVIDMVTITEEVCHSEQSQWREVDVTSLKIFGLQCRK from the exons ATGGGAGATTATGAAAAAGAACAGAGCCGTCTGCAAGCCATTTGGGATAAGATTATGTCTGATGAGGACAATGAAAGTGAATTTGCCGACGTTTATTTGTCGGAAGAATATGAACCTGAATCTTCCAATGAGTATTCTTCTGATGGTTACGAGGAGCCAGTTCCCAAAAAGCGTGTCAAGAGAAATGATGAAAAATCTGGCGAAGGTACTTCTAATGTGGTTTCTGCAACC ATCGATTTGGAATCTGGTTCACATAAAACTATTTCAATCCAAGGAACAAGGACTGTGGaacaacaaacaaatattattgatGTAACTATACAAGAAGTAATTGATATGGTCACAATTACTGAAGAAGTGTGTCATAGCGAGCAATCTCAGTGGAGGGAAGTTGATGTAACATCGCTGAAAATATTCGGATTACAGTGTAGAAAATGA
- the LOC140452862 gene encoding uncharacterized protein, with amino-acid sequence MLKDSDSVTSDTEEDESVYERFELALAQLQELIENLSTSNKIVDSVSNVKLPDINIRPFSGDPQEWMSFFDLFSSLVLNNPKLKSDSEKFYYLKSLLRGQPLSLIESLPVTNQNLDVAISTLKNNYEDKNKLLNSLYQTLLDQKHINKCNASEIRNFYVTSKKTLDLIKNLRLSAQITFETLLVFLLEKKLDFQSRRAFESERDLTALPSVDIFFEFLKKRYTILENLNMFDGSLKPGNSFSRNSHKDSPKVNFHAKVSDSTTRNSSSNGKYCSYCNERSHSTYVCTKFLKLSPQERHRFVKSKSLCFNCLSNMHILSSCKSLSRCQSCGRDHHSLIHVETNSSRVGTQQRVQNVSQNSQSLRHNGNRINGSTRDAHLSNPSLTQNSNFLTQNSPANLLVSDTNIASNQGCSSIGTTNLSALSKNNCQILLPTAQAKVYSRTGKPFSVKLILDSGSQQSIISKDLANRLQYLTRTQKLSISGLGNNGLVQSNEILDIVLHSKINPYQQFHASCLVIDRITERLPQIALNPHGLKIPDHLIHELADPHFWEPSNIDILIGADLYFSIVKGDLISLGHNQPTLLETAFGYVVAGPVPNLSHQKGNYRVPTTHSFLSVQDENDLTVGSDGGEKDICSILEKFWELEELPSRCSRSEEEEMAETLFAATTKILESGRYQVEMPLACSGVKQLGDSFTIAKRRFLTLEKKFLKDHSFFREYKKTIEEYLSLEHAKVIPLTLTNCLNENKYFIPHRAVIKEGVSSTKFRVVFDFSAKSSSGFSLNELTLKGFQVQDNLFDILCRFRTYKFVLTADINKMYRMIEMSPHHRYLQNILWRDSPSEDFKCIELSRVSFGQNCSPFLATRVIKDIALGNSQAPLASKALLKQTYMDDILGGTDKFHELRQLYSELNAVLNKHGFYLHKWCSNVPSFLQEISQSNTAEFDLSLEEAPYKILGLKWNPIVDTIKISANTSIDLEPITKRRVLSCISSCYDPLGIVNPLIVNGKLLMQELWKLRVNWDDPITDPMIFKRWKTFLTTLAKVNNIEVPRFIFVNKKITKIDINGFCDASLTAFGACIYLVAQYSDNSLSSNLITAKSRVAPLKNKLTIPKLELCAMELLSKLVHQMISILNDRVTIDTINYWSDSQIALS; translated from the coding sequence ATGTTAAAAGATTCAGATTCAGTGACGTCCGATACTGAGGAAGATGAGTCAGTATATGAGAGATTTGAACTCGCGTTAGCCCAATTGCAGGAATTAATTGAAAATTTGTCTACATCTAATAAAATAGTTGATAGTGTTTCAAATGTAAAGTTGCCTGATATTAATATAAGACCGTTTTCTGGGGATCCACAAGAATGGATGTCcttctttgatttattttcttcGCTTGTATTGAACAATCCCAAATTAAAATCAGATAGTGAAAAGTTCTACTATCTCAAAAGTTTACTTAGAGGGCAACCGCTTAGCTTAATAGAATCTCTACCCGTTACAAATCAGAACTTGGATGTCGCTATTTCAACGCTAAAAAATAATTATGAAGATAAGAATAAGTTATTAAATTCTCTGTATCAGACGTTACTGGATCAAAAgcatataaataaatgtaatgctaGCGAAATACGGAATTTCTATGTTACGAGTAAAAAAACACtggatttaataaaaaatcttagaCTATCTGCTCAAATTACCTTTGAGACGCTTCTCGTATTTTTGCTAGAGAAAAAACTGGACTTTCAAAGTCGACGAGCTTTTGAAAGTGAACGAGATTTAACCGCACTCCCCTCGgttgatatattttttgaatttttaaaaaagcGCTATACAATACTGGAAAATTTAAATATGTTCGACGGTAGCTTAAAACCCGGTAATAGTTTTAGTAGAAACTCACATAAAGATTCTCCCAAGGTAAACTTTCACGCGAAGGTGTCTGATTCGACTACGAGAAACAGTAGTTCCAATGGTAAATATTGTAGTTATTGCAATGAGCGATCGCATTCCACATATGTGTGtacaaaattcttaaaattatCGCCGCAAGAGAGACATCGATTTGTCAAATCAAAATCTCTTTGTTTTAATTGTCTGTCAAATATGCATATCTTGTCGAGTTGCAAATCCTTGTCTAGATGTCAGTCCTGTGGTAGGGATCATCATTCGCTGATTCATGTAGAAACTAATTCGTCGCGAGTTGGAACTCAGCAAAGGGTTCAAAATGTATCACAAAATAGTCAATCTCTGAGACATAATGGGAACAGAATTAACGGTTCTACTAGGGACGCTCATTTGTCCAATCCATCTCTAACACAAAATAGTAATTTTCTTACTCAAAATTCGCCCGCTAATTTATTGGTATCCGACACAAATATTGCTAGTAATCAAGGTTGTTCATCTATAGGTACTACTAATTTATCCGCCCTTAGTAAAAATAATTGCCAAATCCTTTTACCTACCGCTCAGGCAAAAGTATATTCAAGAACGGGTAAACCATTTTCTGTCAAATTAATTTTAGATTCAGGAAGTCAGCAAAGTATCATATCGAAAGACTTAGCAAATCGATTGCAGTATCTCACTAGAACGCAAAAATTATCCATTTCCGGTCTAGGAAACAATGGCCTTGTTCAATCAAATGAAATTTTAGATATTGTGTTACACTCCAAAATTAATCCTTATCAACAATTTCATGCTTCTTGCTTAGTAATAGATCGAATTACTGAGCGATTACCGCAAATCGCTTTAAACCCTCATGGTTTAAAAATACCCGATCATCTAATACACGAGCTGGCCGATCCTCATTTTTGGGAACCCAGCAATATTGATATATTAATAGGTGCTGATCTTTATTTTAGCATAGTAAAAGGCGACCTTATTTCACTAGGTCATAATCAACCCACGCTTCTAGAAACTGCATTCGGCTATGTAGTTGCAGGGCCAGTTCCTAATTTAAGCCACCAAAAAGGCAATTATCGTGTCCcaacaacacattcttttttatcTGTTCAGGACGAAAATGATCTAACCGTAGGTTCCGACGGTGGAGAAAAAGATATATGTTCAATTTTGGAAAAATTCTGGGAATTAGAGGAACTTCCCTCGCGATGTTCTCGTTCTGAAGAGGAAGAAATGGCCGAAACGCTCTTCGCCGCTACTACTAAAATTTTAGAGTCAGGTCGATATCAAGTTGAAATGCCGCTTGCTTGCTCAGGAGTAAAACAATTGGGTGATTCATTTACCATCGCAAAAAGACGCTTTCTCACACTAGAGAAAAAATTTCTCAAAGACCATAGTTTTTTCAGAGAATACAAaaagacaatagaagagtatTTATCCTTAGAACACGCAAAGGTCATACCGCTTACACTCACTAAttgtttaaatgaaaataaatattttatcccCCATAGAGCTGTTATTAAGGAGGGAGTTTCGTCCACTAAATTTCGTGTAGTATTTGATTTTTCCGCAAAATCCAGCTCCGGATTTTCTTTGAACGAGTTGACTCTCAAAGGGTTTCAAGTACAAGACAACCTTTTTGATATATTGTGTCGATTTCGGACTTATAAATTTGTTTTGACCGCTGACATCAATAAAATGTATCGCATGATAGAAATGTCTCCGCATCAtcgatatttacaaaatattctcTGGAGGGACTCACCCTCAGAAGATTTCAAGTGTATTGAATTATCTCGCGTTAGTTTCGGTCAAAATTGCTCTCCATTTCTAGCTACTAGAGTTATTAAGGACATAGCCCTTGGGAACTCCCAAGCACCACTCGCATCTAAAGCTTTATTAAAGCAAACATATATGGATGATATCCTAGGAGGAACCGATAAGTTTCACGAACTTAGACAGCTTTATTCAGAATTAAATGCTGTTTTAAATAAACACGGATTTTATCTTCACAAGTGGTGCTCGAACGTACCATCTTTTTTGCAAGAAATTTCGCAATCTAATACAGCAGAGTTTGATTTGAGTTTAGAGGAAGCGCCATACAAAATTTTAGGATTAAAATGGAACCCAATAGTAGATACGATAAAAATATCCGCGAATACTTCGATTGACCTGGAACCAATAACTAAGCGACGAGTTCTTAGTTGCATTAGCTCCTGTTATGACCCGCTTGGGATAGTTAATCCCTTAATTGTTAACGGTAAACTACTCATGCAAGAACTTTGGAAACTAAGGGTAAATTGGGATGACCCAATCACCGATCCAATGATATTTAAACGATGGAAAACGTTCTTAACTACCCTCGCTAAAGTAAATAATATTGAAGTACCtcgttttatttttgtaaacaaaaaaatcacaaaaattgaTATCAACGGTTTCTGTGATGCAAGCCTAACCGCTTTTGGGGCTTGCATCTATCTTGTTGCCCAATATAGTGACAACTCATTGTCTAGTAATTTAATTACCGCTAAGTCTCGTGTTGCTCCACTCAAAAATAAACTCACTATTCCAAAGTTGGAATTATGTGCAATGGAACTACTTTCCAAACTAGTTCATCAAATGATATCTATTTTAAACGATCGCGTTACAATCGATACGATAAATTATTGGTCCGATTCACAGATTGCACTTAGCTGA
- the LOC140452861 gene encoding uncharacterized protein yields the protein MLGPLTVEELSHAHMFIVRQVQSENFSKEFLLLTSNKPIDNKQLLSLNPFIDLTGILRVGGRLQNATIDDSQKFPILLPANNHVVSLLIKREHCRLGHTGPQNVLGNLRLRYWPLSGLKQVKRIIKQCLTCYRFNAHTASQIMAPLPIDRVQNTRVFSKTGVDFAGPVYIRSSRLRKAPNLKCYIALFVCMATKAIHIELVSDLTTNSFLASLKRFISRRGNPQIIFSDNGTNFVGANNQLRDLYDFFKSQSNFDNIRSYLDQNEIRWKFIPPRSPHWGGLWESAIKSAKYHLVRLVGNSRFTFEEMYTILTQIEAVLNSRPLYPLSNDPNDLQPLTPGHFLIGSSLTAYPDFDLTCTNTNRLTAWQQCQQIQQSFWKRWSVDYLNNLQNRPKWLRLLPNIQVNDLVLVKSEDTIPLRWPLGRVIATISGKDGKVRVVRLKTADGEYTRSITKVIVLPRGDKVSC from the coding sequence atgttAGGTCctttaacggtcgaggaactcTCGCATGCGCATATGTTCATTGTACGCCAAGTTCAGTCAGAAAACTTTTCTaaagaatttttacttttgacaagCAATAAACCTATAGATAACAAACAATTGCTATCGCTTAATCCCTTCATCGACCTAACTGGTATCTTAAGAGTAGGTGGTAGACTTCAGAATGCAACGATTGATGACAGTCAAAAATTTCCAATTCTCTTGCCCGCTAATAATCATGTAGTTTCTCTCTTAATAAAAAGAGAACATTGCCGACTGGGACATACTGGTCCCCAAAATGTTCTCGGTAATTTAAGACTACGATACTGGCCGCTCAGCGGCCTAAAACAAGTTAAAAGAATTATAAAGCAGTGTTTAACGTGCTACCGCTTTAACGCACATACTGCTTCTCAAATTATGGCTCCGCTTCCTATAGATAGGGTACAGAATACTCGTGTTTTTAGTAAAACCGGTGTAGACTTTGCTGGACCCGTGTATATTCGTTCTTCCCGCTTACGCAAAGctccaaatttaaaatgttatattgCCTTGTTTGTCTGCATGGCTACCAAAGCCATACATATTGAATTGGTCAGTGATCTGACCACTAATTCATTTCTAGCATCTCTAAAACGGTTTATTTCACGGCGAGGAAATCCGCAAATAATTTTTAGTGATAACGGAACCAATTTCGTTGGCGCTAATAATCAGCTTCGTGacttatatgatttttttaagtCTCAATCAAATTTCGATAACATACGCTCCTATTTAGATCAAAACGAAATACGTTGGAAGTTTATTCCACCCCGCTCTCCCCATTGGGGTGGATTGTGGGAATCTGCTATTAAGAGTGCTAAATATCATTTAGTTCGCTTGGTTGGAAACTCACGGTTCACATTCGAAGAGATGTATACTATTCTAACTCAGATAGAAGCTGTGTTAAATTCTCGCCCACTATATCCGCTGTCAAATGATCCTAATGATCTGCAGCCGCTAACCCCAGGACATTTTTTAATAGGCAGTTCTTTGACTGCATATCCTGATTTTGATTTAACGTGTACAAATACCAATCGACTAACTGCTTGGCAACAATGTCAGCAAATCCAACAATCCTTTTGGAAGCGTTGGTCAGTCGATTATCTAAATAATTTGCAAAATCGTCCTAAATGGCTACGTTTATTGCCTAATATTCAGGTTAATGATTTAGTCTTAGTGAAGAGTGAGGACACAATCCCATTGCGCTGGCCTCTTGGACGAGTGATTGCCACTATATCCGGCAAAGACGGTAAAGTAAGAGTTGTACGATTAAAAACTGCTGATGGAGAATATACGCGTTCTATCACCAAAGTTATCGTTTTACCTAGAGGCGATAAAGTTAGTTGTTAG